From a region of the Paenibacillus sp. R14(2021) genome:
- a CDS encoding ABC transporter substrate-binding protein translates to MRKIKKATVLLSTLTLTASLLAACNDSNTESNNQAAANNTTKNETPAATNETPAANESTTPAPDAPVDGGSLVVGTFSDINTVNPIYIGDTSSGDLGTFVNANVYDIDRSNNLVVEPWSLASELPVISADGLTYTIKLKPEAKWSDGQPVTADDVKYTYDTIRNPDAGAPGISTVDKIDKITKIDEHTVEIKLKQIYAPFLYTLASSIVPYHILKDVPVKELEKNPYGKDPAKTITNGPWKWTKWEAGQYNTVEADPNYWGSVKPHIKTVTIKIYADQNTQTQALIKGDIDLVSSVPLTILDTVKAKDNINVVSQPGPQYEFIQFNFKGDNFPDKYVLFQSQKTRQAIATAVNRQGMVDNILKGTGTLLNAPFLSTSWAYDASAATNYAYDTEQAKKLLADDGWKPGKDGILEKDGHRFSFELQYNAGNARREQVAAVVQQNLKDVGIEVVPKAIEFSAWIDQNVTPGKFEALLLAWSLSNPDPDGESIFSSKYFPPAGQNSGWYKNTKLDELWVKGYSTVDQNARKAAYAEAAKEISTDLPYVFLYQYGAPEAFDKNKVKFDEADKPEATLGYGYFYHAIKWWTVK, encoded by the coding sequence ATGAGGAAAATAAAAAAAGCTACTGTACTGTTGTCCACGCTTACTTTGACGGCATCTTTACTTGCTGCTTGTAACGATTCCAACACAGAATCGAACAACCAAGCGGCCGCCAATAACACCACCAAAAATGAAACGCCAGCAGCAACGAATGAAACGCCAGCGGCAAATGAAAGCACTACACCAGCTCCGGATGCCCCTGTTGACGGCGGAAGCCTCGTAGTCGGCACGTTCTCGGACATCAACACCGTCAATCCGATCTATATTGGAGATACTTCCTCAGGTGATTTGGGAACATTCGTCAACGCGAATGTGTACGACATCGACCGTTCCAACAATTTGGTTGTCGAGCCATGGTCCCTTGCATCGGAGCTCCCAGTAATCAGCGCGGACGGCTTGACCTACACGATCAAGCTGAAGCCTGAAGCAAAATGGAGCGACGGTCAGCCGGTTACGGCAGACGACGTTAAATATACGTATGATACGATCAGAAATCCTGATGCCGGCGCGCCTGGCATCAGCACAGTCGACAAGATCGATAAGATTACGAAAATCGACGAGCACACGGTTGAAATCAAACTGAAGCAGATCTACGCACCGTTCCTGTACACGCTGGCTTCCTCGATCGTGCCTTACCATATTCTGAAGGACGTACCGGTGAAAGAGCTGGAAAAAAACCCATACGGAAAAGATCCAGCTAAAACGATCACGAACGGACCTTGGAAATGGACGAAATGGGAAGCAGGCCAATACAATACGGTTGAAGCCGACCCGAACTACTGGGGCAGCGTGAAACCGCATATTAAAACGGTTACGATCAAAATCTACGCCGACCAAAACACGCAAACCCAAGCGCTGATCAAGGGCGATATCGACCTTGTGTCGTCGGTGCCTCTGACGATCTTGGATACGGTCAAAGCGAAAGACAATATCAATGTCGTATCTCAGCCTGGCCCTCAATACGAATTTATTCAGTTCAACTTCAAAGGGGATAACTTCCCTGACAAATACGTGCTGTTCCAAAGCCAGAAGACACGCCAAGCGATCGCAACAGCGGTTAACCGCCAAGGTATGGTCGACAACATCCTGAAGGGCACGGGCACGCTCTTGAACGCACCGTTCCTTTCGACTTCGTGGGCTTATGACGCGAGCGCAGCGACCAACTACGCTTACGATACGGAGCAAGCGAAGAAGCTGCTGGCGGACGATGGCTGGAAACCGGGCAAAGACGGCATCCTCGAGAAGGACGGCCACCGCTTCTCCTTCGAACTGCAATACAACGCAGGTAACGCCCGCCGCGAGCAAGTCGCAGCCGTCGTTCAACAAAACCTGAAGGACGTTGGCATCGAAGTTGTTCCGAAAGCGATTGAATTCTCGGCTTGGATCGATCAGAACGTCACGCCGGGCAAATTCGAGGCGCTGCTGCTTGCTTGGTCGCTCAGCAACCCGGATCCGGACGGAGAGAGCATCTTCTCCTCGAAGTACTTCCCGCCTGCCGGCCAAAACTCCGGTTGGTACAAAAACACGAAGCTCGACGAGCTGTGGGTGAAAGGCTACTCCACCGTCGATCAGAATGCGCGCAAAGCGGCTTATGCCGAAGCCGCCAAAGAAATTTCGACCGACCTGCCTTACGTATTCCTGTATCAATACGGCGCGCCGGAAGCGTTCGACAAAAACAAAGTTAAATTTGACGAAGCAGATAAGCCGGAAGCGACGCTCGGCTATGGATACTTCTACCACGCCATCAAATGGTGGACCGTGAAATAA
- a CDS encoding ABC transporter permease, whose protein sequence is MTEYFIKRVLQSALVLLLIAILSFLLIHAAPGGPKTIYLSPGLSNEAAKIQAHNLGLDRPLPVQFFSWLGNLLKGDLGYTFKNHVPVGKIVWPTIGHTMILMGTAWVLSLLIAIPWGIYNSTVEYSLSDQTASFVAYIGFAMPTFWFGIILQELFSLKWDLLPLSDMYTMGKEGNLPNLLLHLVLPVSVLTLGFLAGYSKYARSSMIEVMDRDYIRTARAKGLPERRVIFRHGLRNALIPIVTLLGLDLPILVAGAALTESVFNWPGMGRLFVQMAISREYSVLMAITLIVAVFVIIGNLFADILYALVDPRVRLDRKGGSA, encoded by the coding sequence GTGACGGAATATTTCATAAAGCGCGTTCTGCAATCGGCGCTCGTGCTGCTGCTTATCGCCATTTTAAGCTTTTTGCTGATTCACGCGGCCCCGGGCGGTCCGAAGACGATTTATTTGTCGCCGGGTCTGTCCAACGAAGCAGCTAAGATTCAAGCGCATAATCTCGGACTTGACCGTCCGCTTCCAGTCCAATTCTTTAGTTGGCTCGGAAATTTGCTGAAGGGCGACCTCGGCTATACGTTCAAGAACCATGTTCCTGTAGGCAAGATCGTGTGGCCGACAATCGGTCATACCATGATTCTGATGGGCACCGCCTGGGTGCTGTCGCTCCTGATTGCTATTCCTTGGGGCATCTACAACAGTACGGTCGAGTACAGCTTATCCGATCAGACGGCGTCCTTCGTCGCCTACATCGGCTTCGCGATGCCGACGTTCTGGTTCGGCATTATACTTCAGGAACTATTCTCGCTTAAGTGGGATCTGTTGCCCTTATCCGATATGTATACAATGGGCAAGGAAGGCAATTTGCCCAACTTGCTGCTTCATCTCGTCCTGCCGGTCAGCGTGCTGACGCTCGGTTTCCTTGCGGGTTATTCCAAGTATGCGCGCTCGAGTATGATTGAGGTCATGGACCGAGATTATATCCGGACGGCTCGGGCGAAAGGGTTGCCGGAGCGGCGCGTCATCTTCCGCCACGGCCTGCGCAATGCGCTTATTCCGATCGTGACGCTGCTTGGCCTTGATCTGCCGATTCTGGTGGCAGGGGCTGCGCTGACGGAGAGTGTGTTCAACTGGCCGGGCATGGGCCGGCTGTTCGTGCAGATGGCTATCTCGCGGGAATATTCCGTGCTGATGGCGATCACGCTGATTGTCGCGGTATTCGTCATCATCGGCAATTTGTTCGCGGACATTCTGTACGCGCTTGTCGATCCGCGAGTTCGGCTGGACCGGAAAGGAGGCTCGGCATGA
- a CDS encoding ABC transporter permease, whose protein sequence is MSEASVTLNETPAISKPGRPASAWRTGWKKFSANRFALVGLYVMIFFLIVAFAAPLIAPFSPTKIDMMFPNLPAGSGNHLLGTDVLGRDIFSRLVYSSQVSLLVGFAVAFAAVLIGTLIGAISGYFGGFVDTCFMRLVDVMNSIPLLFLNILVLAIFGNKFYYMILVLSLTSWMGVARLVRGSFLQLREMQYVEAAKAIGVSDWGIIFRHLLRNASAPIIVNATLMVGGAILTESALSYLGLGIQIPQTSWGQMLSNSQEYMLVDPMQAVYPGFCILIVVLAVNFIGDGLRDVLDPRQRAMLSPRRLDRWRKRFLK, encoded by the coding sequence ATGAGTGAAGCAAGCGTAACCTTGAACGAAACCCCCGCAATTTCGAAGCCGGGCCGCCCGGCGAGCGCATGGCGTACGGGTTGGAAGAAGTTTTCAGCGAACCGCTTCGCGCTGGTTGGCCTTTACGTGATGATTTTTTTCCTGATTGTCGCCTTCGCGGCGCCGCTCATCGCGCCGTTCAGTCCAACGAAAATTGATATGATGTTCCCGAACCTTCCGGCGGGCTCGGGCAATCACCTGCTCGGCACGGATGTACTGGGACGCGACATCTTCTCGCGCTTGGTCTACAGCAGCCAGGTTTCGCTGCTCGTCGGTTTCGCCGTCGCGTTCGCGGCAGTGCTTATCGGGACGTTGATCGGGGCTATCTCCGGCTACTTCGGCGGGTTCGTCGATACGTGCTTCATGCGTCTCGTTGACGTGATGAACTCCATTCCGCTGTTGTTCTTGAACATTCTAGTATTGGCAATCTTCGGAAATAAGTTCTACTATATGATTCTCGTGCTGTCGCTTACAAGCTGGATGGGCGTGGCGCGGCTCGTGCGCGGCTCGTTCCTGCAGCTGCGGGAGATGCAGTACGTCGAAGCAGCGAAGGCGATCGGCGTGTCGGATTGGGGCATTATTTTCCGCCATTTGCTTCGCAATGCGTCCGCGCCGATTATCGTTAACGCGACCTTGATGGTCGGCGGCGCCATTCTGACCGAGTCGGCGTTGTCCTACCTCGGCCTCGGCATTCAAATTCCGCAGACGAGCTGGGGGCAAATGCTGTCAAACTCGCAGGAATACATGCTGGTTGACCCGATGCAGGCGGTATACCCGGGCTTCTGCATCCTGATCGTCGTGCTGGCGGTCAATTTTATCGGAGACGGGCTGCGCGACGTGCTTGATCCGCGGCAGCGCGCGATGCTCTCCCCAAGGAGGTTAGACCGGTGGCGAAAAAGATTCTTGAAGTAA
- a CDS encoding ABC transporter ATP-binding protein: protein MAKKILEVNNLTVGFPREDGLLKATDRVSFSIEEGQTLCVVGESGSGKSVTSLAIMRLIDYAGGIVAGGEIRFDGEELTKKRQSEMNRIRGERMAMIFQDPMSALNPVFSVGEQIAESLRTHKGMNKKDAWKRAVELLKLVGIPEAEIRAKQYPFEMSGGMCQRVVISMALACEPELIIADEPTTALDVTIQAQILDLLRRLKREHKTATLLITHDMGVAAEMADRIAVMYAGAIVEEGTVDDIFNTPRHPYTVGLLRSIPRIEEEPGKELYTIQGSIPGIGEIPKGCRFNNRCPHTTERCLNEEPPLLAAKANEGHRAACWLDGIPEVAAR, encoded by the coding sequence GTGGCGAAAAAGATTCTTGAAGTAAACAACTTGACGGTCGGCTTCCCAAGGGAGGACGGGCTGCTGAAGGCGACCGACCGCGTTTCCTTCTCGATCGAGGAGGGGCAGACGCTGTGCGTCGTCGGGGAGTCGGGCAGCGGCAAGAGCGTGACGTCGCTCGCGATCATGCGGCTGATCGATTACGCCGGCGGTATCGTCGCTGGCGGCGAGATCCGCTTCGACGGCGAGGAGCTGACGAAGAAGCGCCAAAGCGAGATGAACCGAATTCGCGGCGAACGGATGGCGATGATTTTCCAAGATCCGATGTCTGCGCTCAATCCCGTCTTCTCGGTCGGCGAGCAAATCGCCGAAAGCCTGCGGACGCACAAAGGCATGAACAAGAAGGACGCATGGAAAAGAGCCGTAGAGCTTCTTAAGCTGGTAGGAATCCCGGAAGCGGAAATCCGCGCGAAGCAATATCCGTTCGAAATGTCGGGCGGCATGTGCCAGCGGGTTGTGATCTCGATGGCGCTGGCGTGCGAGCCTGAGCTGATTATCGCCGATGAGCCGACGACTGCGCTCGATGTAACCATTCAAGCTCAAATTCTCGACTTGCTCCGCCGCTTGAAGCGCGAGCACAAAACCGCCACGCTGCTCATTACGCACGATATGGGCGTAGCTGCGGAGATGGCTGACCGAATTGCCGTTATGTACGCAGGCGCAATCGTTGAAGAGGGAACGGTTGATGATATTTTCAATACGCCTCGTCATCCCTATACTGTTGGGCTGCTTCGTTCTATTCCCCGGATTGAGGAAGAGCCGGGAAAAGAACTCTATACGATTCAGGGCAGCATACCGGGAATCGGTGAAATTCCTAAGGGCTGCAGGTTCAATAACCGTTGTCCCCACACGACGGAACGCTGTTTGAACGAAGAGCCGCCGCTGCTTGCGGCGAAAGCGAATGAAGGCCATCGGGCGGCTTGCTGGTTAGACGGAATTCCGGAGGTGGCGGCACGATGA
- a CDS encoding ABC transporter ATP-binding protein: protein MTNEYLVEAKQLKKYFPIKKGLLGRVAGHVKAVDNVNFGVRPGETFGLVGESGCGKSTLGRVMLHLQKATGGEVLFEGRDIQQAGPKELRALREEMQIIFQDPMGSLNPRFLIRDLIGEPLRLHRRMSALDIDDRVVELMDMVGLDTSRRNRYPHEFSGGQRQRIGIARAIALNPKFIVADESVSALDVSVQSQVLNLMMKLQKDLGLTYLFIAHGLNVVRHISNRVGVMYLGKLVEVAPADELFARPGHPYTKALMSAIPQPSPGQKRDRIMLQGEVPSPVNPPSGCRFHPRCPYAQDRCRTEEPLPQSIGFDREVACHFPLSV, encoded by the coding sequence ATGACGAATGAGTATTTGGTAGAGGCCAAGCAGTTAAAAAAATATTTTCCGATCAAGAAAGGGCTGCTTGGACGCGTTGCGGGCCACGTAAAGGCAGTCGATAACGTCAATTTTGGCGTTCGCCCCGGCGAAACGTTTGGTCTTGTAGGCGAATCGGGCTGCGGCAAGTCGACGCTCGGCCGTGTCATGCTGCACCTGCAGAAGGCGACAGGAGGCGAAGTGCTGTTCGAAGGGCGGGATATTCAACAGGCCGGCCCGAAAGAACTGCGAGCACTCCGTGAGGAAATGCAAATTATTTTCCAGGATCCGATGGGCTCGTTAAACCCGCGTTTCCTGATTCGGGATCTCATTGGCGAGCCGCTTCGTCTTCACCGCCGCATGTCGGCGCTCGACATCGACGACCGGGTCGTCGAGCTGATGGATATGGTTGGTCTGGATACGAGCCGGCGCAATCGGTACCCGCATGAGTTCTCCGGCGGTCAGCGTCAGCGGATCGGCATTGCGCGCGCTATTGCATTGAACCCGAAATTCATCGTTGCGGACGAATCGGTATCCGCGCTTGACGTATCCGTTCAATCTCAAGTATTAAATCTCATGATGAAGCTGCAGAAGGACCTCGGTCTGACGTATCTGTTCATCGCGCATGGTCTTAATGTCGTAAGGCATATCTCGAATCGGGTCGGCGTCATGTACTTGGGTAAGCTCGTGGAGGTTGCGCCTGCGGACGAGCTGTTCGCCCGTCCGGGCCATCCGTATACGAAAGCGCTGATGTCGGCTATCCCGCAGCCGTCACCAGGTCAGAAGCGAGACCGCATCATGCTGCAAGGCGAAGTGCCTTCTCCGGTCAATCCCCCTTCGGGCTGCAGGTTTCATCCGCGCTGTCCGTACGCGCAGGATCGCTGCCGGACCGAAGAGCCGCTCCCGCAGTCGATCGGGTTTGACAGAGAGGTTGCTTGTCATTTCCCGCTTTCCGTTTAG
- a CDS encoding YmaF family protein, with product MKKKQAAIKKITGSAYGNSRKQRHVHEFAGSTRLAEEGNDRHNHRFAGVTGQAKRKGKSHVHEIDLTHTDFFGHFHNLKKITSGPAVRVGKGKHVHFVHGRTTLEDGHVHPFKFATLIESPLTK from the coding sequence GTGAAGAAGAAGCAAGCAGCCATCAAGAAGATAACGGGAAGCGCTTATGGTAATTCAAGAAAACAACGGCATGTTCATGAATTCGCAGGCAGCACCCGGTTGGCCGAAGAAGGCAACGATCGGCATAATCACCGGTTTGCGGGCGTCACGGGGCAAGCGAAGAGAAAAGGAAAGAGTCATGTCCATGAAATTGACTTGACCCACACCGATTTCTTTGGTCATTTTCATAATTTGAAGAAGATCACATCCGGTCCTGCGGTCCGAGTAGGAAAGGGCAAACATGTTCATTTTGTTCATGGACGAACGACGTTAGAAGACGGTCACGTGCATCCATTCAAGTTTGCAACGTTGATAGAATCCCCTCTTACCAAGTGA
- a CDS encoding metal-dependent hydrolase yields the protein MKINYHGHACIQIHTGGKSLIIDPFLSGNPAAKIKPEDVQADAVLLTHAHQDHILDAAPIAKASGAPVVSIAELAAYMSWQGVSNTIGMNIGGTVDLGFAKAKMVQAFHSSGIVIEETKQILYAGMPAGFLIFAEGLTILHAGDTSLFSDMKLIGERHPIDVVFLPIGDYYTMGPEDALQAAQWYNAKLTVPVHHSTFPAIKQDAEQFVRQLEELGLKGQAVAPGDELHVEGR from the coding sequence GTGAAAATCAATTACCATGGCCATGCCTGTATTCAAATCCATACCGGAGGCAAATCGCTCATCATCGATCCCTTTCTAAGCGGCAACCCCGCTGCCAAGATCAAGCCGGAAGATGTACAGGCAGATGCCGTGCTGCTGACCCATGCCCATCAGGATCATATCCTCGATGCGGCGCCGATCGCGAAGGCCAGCGGTGCTCCGGTCGTATCGATCGCCGAGCTCGCAGCCTACATGTCCTGGCAGGGCGTATCCAATACGATCGGAATGAACATCGGCGGAACAGTCGATCTCGGCTTCGCCAAAGCCAAAATGGTCCAAGCCTTCCACAGCTCGGGCATCGTCATTGAAGAAACGAAGCAGATTCTGTACGCGGGCATGCCTGCCGGCTTCCTCATCTTCGCCGAAGGCTTAACGATTCTGCATGCAGGCGATACGTCGTTGTTCAGCGATATGAAGCTGATTGGCGAACGCCATCCGATCGACGTCGTTTTCCTGCCGATCGGCGACTATTATACGATGGGACCCGAGGACGCGCTCCAAGCGGCGCAATGGTACAACGCGAAGCTGACCGTTCCGGTTCATCACAGCACCTTCCCTGCGATCAAGCAGGATGCCGAGCAGTTCGTACGGCAGCTGGAAGAGCTTGGCCTGAAAGGACAAGCAGTGGCTCCCGGCGACGAGCTTCACGTCGAAGGACGCTAG
- a CDS encoding sensor histidine kinase yields the protein MRYSIRTKIFISFSVLLIASLSVVTLLWYRQYSSSLRESSEDFMYRSITEANKTFELTMKDIDFISTTIALNRPNVIDVLIGDAGDSVYDRLQKDRKLDNYIASFYGYKYYISGISVVSENGRSYSQGSTLTAEQFRASPWYKRMVERKGKPVFVTTHAGSDLNKVSAIPNQNVVSIARSIMDGGRPVGYVQIDFNYEVVQKMFSSPITEDGRLFLMDDKGSFVFAAHNLDINRNIGQTEYAAIMPKLSGSSGRLMMTVAGEPMYIVYYKSDYTNWTTAALVSKSALLASSKKTANASMLVPLLTMVAALLVATILARTITRGIGRLHTAMKRVGTGNLSETIAIRSGDEVEELSRGFNQMVESIKLLVEDVKRTEKNRHDMEFKALQAQINPHFLFNTLNQVKRLADIQKADNIKDLVSSLLVLLHNSMGKGGEIQTLHEETLYLRHYLNIQEFRYYDKFEAVFDIDESIAASTILKFTLQPIIENALIHGIEPLRGRGMITVKAARDGDDILIQVSDNGVGMPQDKLESLFEAGSPFEKNKLRFSGIGLRNVQERIKLHYGPKYGLSVTSVPDLYTTVTVRIPHREEE from the coding sequence ATGCGTTATAGTATTCGCACTAAAATTTTTATCAGCTTCTCGGTTCTGTTGATTGCGTCCCTCAGCGTGGTCACGCTGCTGTGGTACAGGCAATACTCGTCCAGCCTGCGGGAATCGTCGGAGGATTTCATGTACCGTTCCATTACGGAAGCGAACAAGACGTTCGAATTGACGATGAAGGACATCGACTTCATCAGCACGACGATTGCGCTGAACCGACCGAACGTCATCGATGTCCTAATTGGCGATGCGGGCGATTCCGTATACGACCGGCTCCAGAAGGACCGCAAGCTGGACAACTACATTGCCAGCTTCTACGGCTACAAATACTATATTTCCGGCATCAGTGTCGTCAGCGAGAACGGGAGGTCGTATTCGCAGGGCAGCACGCTGACCGCAGAGCAGTTTAGGGCGTCCCCTTGGTATAAGCGAATGGTGGAGCGCAAGGGCAAGCCCGTATTCGTGACGACGCACGCGGGCTCCGATTTGAACAAAGTGTCCGCGATTCCGAATCAGAACGTGGTTTCGATCGCAAGGTCGATTATGGACGGCGGTCGCCCAGTCGGCTATGTGCAGATCGATTTCAACTACGAGGTCGTGCAGAAGATGTTCAGCTCGCCCATCACCGAGGACGGACGGCTGTTCCTGATGGACGACAAGGGCAGCTTCGTATTTGCGGCACATAACCTGGACATTAACCGGAACATTGGACAGACCGAATACGCGGCTATCATGCCGAAGCTGTCCGGCTCGTCGGGACGCCTCATGATGACGGTCGCCGGGGAGCCGATGTATATCGTTTATTACAAATCCGACTATACGAACTGGACGACGGCTGCACTCGTATCGAAGTCGGCGCTGCTCGCGAGCAGCAAGAAGACGGCCAATGCCTCCATGCTTGTACCGTTGCTCACCATGGTTGCGGCCCTGCTCGTCGCGACGATACTGGCGAGGACGATTACGCGCGGAATCGGCAGACTGCATACGGCCATGAAACGGGTCGGCACCGGCAACTTGAGCGAGACGATTGCCATCCGCTCGGGCGACGAGGTAGAAGAGCTCAGCCGCGGGTTCAACCAGATGGTCGAGAGCATCAAGCTGCTCGTGGAAGATGTGAAGCGCACGGAGAAGAACCGGCACGATATGGAATTCAAGGCGCTTCAGGCGCAGATCAATCCGCATTTTCTGTTCAACACGCTGAATCAGGTTAAGCGGTTGGCCGACATTCAGAAGGCCGATAATATTAAGGATCTCGTCTCCTCGCTGCTCGTTCTCCTGCACAACAGCATGGGCAAGGGCGGTGAAATTCAGACGCTTCACGAAGAAACGCTCTATTTGAGGCATTATTTGAACATTCAAGAGTTCCGGTATTACGATAAATTCGAAGCGGTGTTCGATATCGATGAAAGCATTGCGGCGAGCACGATTCTAAAGTTCACGCTTCAGCCCATTATCGAGAACGCGCTGATCCACGGCATCGAGCCGCTGAGGGGCAGAGGCATGATTACGGTGAAGGCAGCGCGGGACGGCGATGATATCCTGATCCAAGTGTCCGACAACGGTGTCGGCATGCCGCAGGACAAGCTCGAATCGCTGTTCGAAGCGGGCTCGCCGTTCGAGAAGAACAAGCTGCGCTTCAGCGGCATCGGTCTGCGCAACGTACAGGAGCGAATCAAGCTGCATTACGGCCCCAAATATGGGCTCTCGGTAACGAGCGTACCTGATTTATATACGACGGTGACGGTTCGCATTCCGCATCGAGAGGAGGAATAG
- a CDS encoding response regulator, which produces MLNVLLVDDDLPMLSALKHLMDWTSFGFAICGEATNGKAAIEIAMARRPEIVVTDMSMPGMDGTALIAYLAEHLPDAKVIALSGYSDVHYIRGSMKSGAVDYILKHELTAEVMLQSLRAASEQLAARKQEQQRTMDIERQLALGQSVLQRSAVRKLVQGAYASEEEMNAELERMHMDVYDSILTVVVMECDHILMLRDTRSKAELAQLASALEDIVVNIASDADRAYVTQLEEGRFAVLFCLSTNSQLAWHALIHETLSRMRTSIKRQLNLTVSCSVSSSFNGIGRVKEAYSAAEKALSERFYAGNDTVIWPDIPKRGQNGSAITVDVKLSQQLSQQVLKLNESGCMALLGELFERMVAVRAASKTAQMACVELLHIVHKIAKEAGLSSGVIFGGDHNPYETILRFDTIGAMREWMTGVFDSLIRGLKANQIGAGYSEPVRRALDWIRRHYAEAVTMQQAADEIGVNASYLSRLFKEEVKQGFADYVSRYRVGQAKELIRSGEADLKEIVPQTGFSSYNYFFTVFKKITGMTPLEYEKHVKKIE; this is translated from the coding sequence ATGCTTAACGTATTATTGGTCGACGACGACCTGCCGATGCTGAGTGCCTTAAAGCATCTGATGGATTGGACGAGCTTCGGCTTCGCGATCTGCGGCGAAGCGACGAACGGCAAAGCCGCCATCGAAATCGCTATGGCAAGGAGACCCGAGATCGTCGTCACCGATATGAGCATGCCGGGCATGGACGGCACGGCGCTGATCGCTTATTTGGCGGAACATTTGCCGGATGCCAAGGTGATTGCTTTGAGCGGCTACAGCGATGTCCACTATATCCGGGGCAGTATGAAGAGCGGCGCTGTCGATTATATTCTGAAGCATGAATTGACGGCCGAGGTCATGCTGCAATCGCTGCGAGCGGCCTCCGAGCAGCTGGCTGCCCGCAAGCAGGAGCAGCAGCGTACGATGGACATTGAGCGTCAGCTTGCGCTCGGCCAATCGGTGCTGCAGCGCAGCGCCGTGCGCAAGCTCGTGCAAGGCGCTTACGCATCCGAGGAAGAAATGAATGCAGAGCTCGAGCGGATGCATATGGACGTGTACGATAGCATTCTGACCGTTGTGGTGATGGAATGCGATCATATTCTTATGCTTCGGGATACCCGGAGCAAGGCCGAGCTCGCGCAGCTGGCGAGCGCGCTGGAGGATATCGTCGTCAATATTGCGTCGGACGCGGATCGCGCTTATGTCACCCAGCTGGAGGAAGGCCGCTTCGCGGTGCTCTTCTGCCTCAGCACCAACAGCCAGCTGGCCTGGCATGCGCTCATTCATGAGACGCTGAGCCGCATGCGCACCAGCATCAAGCGACAGCTGAACTTGACGGTCAGCTGCAGCGTCAGCTCGTCGTTCAACGGCATCGGTCGTGTGAAGGAAGCCTATTCGGCTGCGGAGAAAGCGCTCAGCGAACGGTTCTATGCCGGCAACGATACGGTGATTTGGCCGGACATTCCGAAGCGAGGGCAGAACGGCTCCGCGATAACGGTCGACGTCAAGCTGTCGCAGCAGCTGTCGCAGCAGGTGCTCAAGCTGAACGAGAGCGGGTGCATGGCGCTGCTGGGCGAGCTGTTCGAGCGTATGGTCGCGGTGCGAGCCGCTTCCAAAACCGCGCAGATGGCGTGCGTGGAGCTGCTTCATATCGTGCACAAAATCGCCAAGGAAGCGGGCCTCTCGAGCGGCGTTATTTTCGGCGGAGATCATAATCCATATGAGACCATTCTTCGGTTCGATACGATCGGGGCGATGCGGGAGTGGATGACAGGTGTGTTCGACAGCCTAATCCGCGGACTGAAGGCCAACCAGATTGGTGCCGGTTACTCGGAACCTGTGCGCCGCGCCTTGGATTGGATCCGCAGACATTATGCCGAAGCCGTGACGATGCAGCAGGCAGCCGACGAAATCGGCGTCAATGCCTCGTACCTGAGCCGGCTGTTCAAGGAAGAGGTCAAGCAGGGCTTCGCCGACTACGTCAGCCGTTACCGCGTCGGTCAGGCGAAGGAGCTGATCCGCTCAGGCGAAGCCGATTTGAAGGAGATCGTGCCGCAGACCGGCTTCAGCAGCTACAATTATTTCTTCACGGTGTTCAAGAAGATTACAGGTATGACGCCGCTCGAATACGAGAAGCATGTCAAAAAGATAGAGTAA